From one Lycium ferocissimum isolate CSIRO_LF1 chromosome 7, AGI_CSIRO_Lferr_CH_V1, whole genome shotgun sequence genomic stretch:
- the LOC132064371 gene encoding nucleolar protein 56-like translates to MALYLLYESASGYGLFYAHGIDEIGQNTEAVRNSITDLVRFGKVVKIEAFNPFESALDALNQCNAVSEGRMTEELQNFLERSLPKVKEGKKAKFSLGVADSKLGSHIHEVTKIPCQCNGFVEEILRGVRSHFGKFIENLKPGDLEKAQLGLSHSYSRAKVKFNVNRVDNMVTQAIVLLDTLDKDINTFAMRVREWYSWHFPELVKIVNDNYLYARVVKFVDDKSQLSEDKISALTEIVGDEDKAKEIVEAAKASMGQDLSPVDMINVNLFAQRVMDLVEYRKNLYDYLVAKMNDIAPNLAALIGEVVGARLISHAGSLTNLAKCPSSTLQILGAEKALFRALKTKGNTPKYGLIFHSSFIGRASAKNKGRMARYLANKCSIASRLDCFLDNSTTTFGEKLREQVEERLDFYDKGVAPRKNLDVMKSAIETVQDKDTEMDVDETSAKKSKKKKSKVETVEYAQPMIEDTNGDASEEPKSEKKKKKKEKRKSEQEAEHEEDQTVDNANGVHEDGTAKKKKKKMNKEENGEELQAAVESKKKKKKSKVQDDE, encoded by the exons ATGGCGTTGTATCTATTGTACGAGTCGGCGTCTGGTTATGGTTTGTTCTATGCTCATGGTATTGATGAAATTGGTCAGAACACTGAGGCTGTTAGGAACTCTATTACTGACCTTGTTCGCTTTGGCAAAGTAGTAAAGATTGAAGCTTTTAACCCTTTTGAATCTGCACTTGATGCTCTCAATCAATGCAACGCTGTTTCTGAAG GCCGAATGACTGAGGAGCTACAGAACTTCTTGGAGCGTAGTCTCCCAAAAGTCAAGGAGGGTAAGAAAGCTAAGTTCAGTTTAGGAGTGGCAGATTCTAAGCTTGGGTCTCATATCCATGAAGTAACTAAGATTCCATGCCAATGTAACGGGTTTGTTGAAGAGATTTTGCGTGGAGTACGATCGCATTTTGGGAAGTTCATCGAAAACCTAAAG CCCGGTGATTTGGAGAAAGCCCAACTTGGTCTGAGTCACAGTTACAGCAGAGCAAAGGTCAAGTTCAATGTTAATCGTGTTGACAATATGGTTACTCAGGCAATTGTCCTACTTGATACTCTTGATAAAGATATAAATACCTTTGCCATGAGAGTCAG AGAATGGTACTCTTGGCATTTCCCGGAGTTGGTCAAGATTGTCAATGACAATTACCTATATGCCAGAGTTGTGAAATTTGTTGATGACAAATCCCAATTGTCTGAAGACAAAATTTCAGCACTGACCGAAATAGTTGGAGATGAAGATAAAGCAAAAGAAATTGTAGAAGCAGCAAAAGCATCCATGG GCCAGGATTTGTCGCCAGTTGACATGATTAATGTCAACCTATTTGCACAGAGGGTAATGGACCTTGTTGAATACAGGAAGAATCTTTATGATTATCTGGTTGCCAAAATGAACGACATAGCACCAAATTTGGCTGCTCTGATTGGTGAAGTTGTGGGTGCTCGCTTAATTTCTCATGCTGGCAGTCTCACAAATTTGGCAAAGTGCCCTTCTTCTACCCTTCAGATCCTTGGTGCTGAGAAGGCACTATTCAG GGCCTTGAAAACCAAAGGGAATACGCCAAAATATGGACTCATATTCCATTCTTCATTCATTGGCCGTGCCTCTGCAAAAAACAAAGGTCGAATGGCTCGTTATCTCGCAAACAAGTGTTCTATTGCTTCTCGTCTCGACTGTTTCTTAG ATAACAGTACTACTACTTTTGGAGAGAAACTCCGTGAACAAGTTGAGGAGCGCCTAGACTTTTATGACAAGGGGGTTGCACCACGAAAAAACCTAGATGTGATGAAATCTGCTATTGAAACAGTCCAAGACAAAG ACACAGAAATGGACGTCGATGAGACTTCCGcaaagaaaagcaagaaaaagaaatccAAAGTTGAGACAGTGGAATATGCTCAACCCATGATTGAGGACACAAAtggcgatgcctccgaagaaccAAAGTccgaaaagaagaagaagaagaaggagaaacggAAATCAGAACAGGAGGCAGAGCATGAAGAGGATCAGACTGTTGATAACGCAAATGGTGTGCATGAGGATGGAAcagcaaagaagaagaagaaaaagatgaacaagGAGGAAAATGGAGAGGAACTCCAAGCTGCAGTTGAaagtaaaaagaagaaaaagaagtccAAAGTCCAAGATGATGAATAA